The Candidatus Eisenbacteria bacterium genome includes the window ACTTCTGCTTGTACCAGATCGAATTCTGCCAGAGCGCGATCGAATAGGCGATGAATGCGGTGCAGCCGGCGAAACGAAAAACCGAAAGGTAGGGCGCGCCGGGCGCGAGCGCGCGGCCGGTGACATAGGCCGCGAAGACGCTTACGAGGACGAGATACAGAAACCACTGCGCCAGGCTCGTGCCCATGTTCACCGCGCCAGGACCGAAGACCGTCATCACCACGACCGGCCCCTTCTGAATCTTCTCCTTGAACTCAGGCGACTTCATTCCCTCGGGGCCACCCGCGTGGGGAATCATGTAATCGCCGGGAGGGACGTTGAACTTTCGCAAGGCCCCCTGAACCTCGTCCTCGGACGGAACCTTGGCGAAATCGCTCCGGTGGTAGGGGAGCAGCATGTGGATTAGCCAGCTCGCGAAGAACACGACGACCGCGGAGAGCAGGACCGGAAGCCAGAGCGACGGGATCGATACCATCTTCACCTCCTGGTGAGGCGGTGGACCTCGACTCCATGACCGGCGGATACTAGAGGAGATTCGCCCGCCGGGGAGAGTGAATCTCGGCGCCACAGCAACTCGTGCTATCCTCTCCGCGGCACCGCGCGTCCGGCCCGTCTCCCCCCGCCGGCCGTGGCACATTTTGGGAGGTACGTCATGCGCTCGCGCCCGCTATTCGTCCCCTTCGGTTCCGGCTTCCGCGCCCGTCTCGCGCTCCTGCCCCTGCTCGCGCTACTCCACTCTGCGCCGGCCCACGCCGCGTTCCATCTGAATGAATTCACCAAGGTGATGGTGGGACTCAACGGGAACAATACGATCCAGGCGGTCGAGCTGAAGATGCTCGCGGGCGGCGAGAACCTCGTCGGCGGCATGTCGATCAAGGTGTACAACGCCGCCGGAATGCAGGTCGACTCGCTGGGTTCCTTCGCTGGGTCGGTTCCGAACGGGGTCGCCGGGCGAAATATTCTCTGCGCGACGGAGAACTTCTCCGCGGCCTTCGGAATCACGCCCGATCTCCTCATCAAACCGGGCCTGCTTGTCGGGACGGGCCAGGTCTCGTTCGAGAAGCCCACATGCTTTGCCAACGCGGTGGGCTACGGCTCGGTCACGACCCCAAAAAACGGAACCACGTCGGCCTCGGCGCTCCCGGCCGATTTCGCCATGGCGCTCGTGCGCACGATCGATGACGGCACGGCGGTCTTCTGCCCGCTCAGCGAGGATGCGGCCGCCCGCTTCCAGCTCGCATCCGGCAGCAGCGCGAGTCCGATCACGTTCACGAACAACTCGGGAGCTTCGGTGAACGTGTTTCCGACCGCCTCGGGGGTTGACGGGACTCCCCCGGGCCAGGCCGCGCTCCGTGTCTACCCGAACCCCTTCAACACCGGAGCGAGGATCGTGGCCCCGGGATATGGCTATCTCTCGGTCTACGACATCCGAGGGCGCATGGTTCGAAGCTGGGGATCGCCGTTCGTGAGCCCCGCCGTTGTGGGACCCATGCAGCTGGACTGGAACGGCACCGACGCTGCGGGGCATCGCCTCCCGTCCGGCATTTACTTCGTCCAATACGGTCTGAGCCCCCAAGACCGCGCCCGGGTTGTCCTTCTCCGCTGACATGGGCTTCGGATCGGTGCCGGACCGCGCCTGGGCGATTCTGTTTGCCCGGCTCGTCCTCGGGCTGATCTTTGGGATGTCGGGCTGGGGAAAGCTTTTCCAGATGGGGGCGACGGCGCATGCCCTTCGATACTTCGTGGATCCCTATGCGTCGAGCTGGATCCC containing:
- a CDS encoding T9SS type A sorting domain-containing protein codes for the protein MRSRPLFVPFGSGFRARLALLPLLALLHSAPAHAAFHLNEFTKVMVGLNGNNTIQAVELKMLAGGENLVGGMSIKVYNAAGMQVDSLGSFAGSVPNGVAGRNILCATENFSAAFGITPDLLIKPGLLVGTGQVSFEKPTCFANAVGYGSVTTPKNGTTSASALPADFAMALVRTIDDGTAVFCPLSEDAAARFQLASGSSASPITFTNNSGASVNVFPTASGVDGTPPGQAALRVYPNPFNTGARIVAPGYGYLSVYDIRGRMVRSWGSPFVSPAVVGPMQLDWNGTDAAGHRLPSGIYFVQYGLSPQDRARVVLLR